Below is a window of Quercus robur chromosome 6, dhQueRobu3.1, whole genome shotgun sequence DNA.
TGCTTTTCCTACATATTGTAGTgtctttaataaataattttttacctatcaagacaaaaataaaaaacttgtagCTTTCGCTTAGCtgaactttattaaaaaatgggTCATTTATGTAGTTTTCaattatcacccaaaaaaaaggaaagaaaagagcatCACAATCTCACTCATACTAAAGAAAATGACACGATATTAATACCTTACCAAGGAGGAGCAAATTGtctacaaataaacataaagagAAAAGTAGGCAGAAAACTCACAGCATGTTGTGTAAAAATTCCCCTCTTGGAAGGTTAAATTTCTTGATGTTATCAGCTGATGCAGATGCAAAACAATTCCTGAAAATTAAAAGTGATAAATGTTTTTTTAGTAAAAGCATGATATTACAAACCATAGCTGTGTTATTTcgtaagaaatatatatatatatatatatatatatatatatatatatatgagagagagagaaagagaggaatgCACATACTCTGTAGGATGCTGTGCCATTGCTCGCACCGACTTTTTATGGTGTGTGAGAGTTGACATCGTTTTTCCTGCAAAGTAATAACTGATAAGTGAAACGTGGAAAACAGAAAACAGAAAAACCAcccaataattaataaaaaaaccaaaatagcaATATTGAAATTATGATATAGTAATAGAAATCAATCATCAAAACGCAAATTAATTACCAAATCTGAGGTCCCAGAACTTGATGGTTGTATCATGGGAGCCAGTAACAACTTGTGGATCCTGAAAATATGAGAAACATAATTTCATTACATAACCCAAATCTAACCCATTGATGTATAAAGCCCCATATCCAtatcaaaatattaacaaaCAAATCTACCCACATCCTATGAAAGAGTTACACCCCCCCGCCCCCCCAActcagaaaaagaaagaaaaaaaaaacaacagaaaATGTGGATGGCCCTCATCTAAATATAGAATCAGCTAGCAAATATACAAACATACATGCATACGAATTTTGGTAGGAAACATACAACCCTagaatcaaatatcaaattaaaaaagatattataaagCAGAAAAAGGATCCACATACCGTAGGTCGAGTAAACACTGAGCAAACAGTGTTGTCATGCCCAGATAGAGCATAAATTTGCTGCTTGCTACGAATATCCCAGACCTAAACATTGTTGCATCAAAACGAATAACATCAGAAATGAAAAACTTACTATGTTGAGAAGCAAAAATAGTGAATCTGTTATGATATTGCAGAAAGTACTTTTTATTGTACTGAAAATTTCCATACCCGGCAGACAGAATCACGTCCCCCTGTCAGCAAAACATCAATTGTGGGATGAAGAGCCAAACAATAAACGCCACTTAGATGACCGTGATAAGACCGAATGACCTGAAGAGCAATTAAAATGTCCTTAAGAACCAGAGTTGCTAATACAATAGAGAATTGAACACTCGGATTACTTAAGAGGTTCTGACCTTATTCTGTTCAAGGTCCCAACATTTTACTTGTTTGTCATCACCAGCAGAAAACATGTACGTATGCTTGCTGCTGACAGCAAGGCCTAcaatcaaaacaacaaatttttttaccatGTTAATAACTGGTCAACATGGCCATTATCTACATCATTGTTAGCCAACAGAATTTGATGTATCATCAATAATTCATTGGAGACCAACCTCGTATTTGTTCAATGTGTCCCGTTAGTGTGAGTTTTAGCCTTCCACTTGCCACATCCCATATCTGATAAAGCAAAAATTACAAGGTTAAAACACAGTAGTAAATTCCTTACTAAGAGATGCCTAGAAAGGAGAGAAACAAACTAATGACAGAGAGATCAAAAGGTATAAAATGTTGAAGGACATCAGGGTTGTACCATCATAATCCTTTGTTTTCAAATCTCAGAAATATTGCATACTTAGAGCCCTGAGTTGGCAAACCTCAGAAATACTATCTCTTGATCCATCCATTCTCGCAATAACTAAGCTTTGGTATCAACTTTCTTTTAGATTACTTTGctcaattttgtaaaattttaccaaattttctGCCCAAGCTTCAACGATacattttataataacaaaagtTCCCCAAAACTTTTCCAAGTTTGCAACAAGTAATGGCTGGATCATCTAATCAGGACCACATGTGAGAGATTAAATATTTGTTGCTATAGAGAACAGGAACAGAAAATTTAATAACACAAAAACCAGAAGGAAAATTATAAAGGGTTCAAAATTAAGCCCAAATGAGTATGATGGCACATCATCAGAAAAAAATCTCTATGACTAATTTGGATGAACTGAATTGAAGATGGATACCTTGATAGTGCGATCTGCAGAGCCAGTACAAAACCACGTATTACTCGGATCAAATGCAATAGATCTCACCCATCCCAAGTGGCCACTGATGACCTACAGAATTAAATTGTGGGCATTTTAAAATGGCTTGAAAGCAAAGGTGCAGCAACAAAGTAATGCATTCATATATACATAGAGGTGCAACCAACCCTATCTCGTATAACAGGAAAGGCCAAACCAAAGAGGATAAGTATTTATTATATCTAGTATGCCCCACccctttcccaaaaaaaaaaaaaaaaatcatatatgttTCATCTTAGCTGAGCTGTGTGTAGAAATCCTGTGTAGACGAGGTTCCCTTCTTTACAATTAAATAccttaaatattatatatatatatatatatacactatttaataaaatacCCTTCCACCATTGCCCTGCCACCCACAGCCTatcaatcaataattaaaaaaggaaaaagaaagaaggcttACCCTGTAGGTCTTCCATGGTGCATGCCATAGAGGACGTGGCCATTTGCTTGGGATTCTTTCCATTATAGCAGCTGTAGATAAATTCCTACAAGAGGAAAACCGAAGCACTTTTAAGACAAACCAAAGAACAACATTTATATGCAAGATAATGCAGCATAGAATGACAATGTTCTATTGACCTTCAATTGTCTAATGGCATCTTAGAGATGCTATGAAGACAAATTAATTTTCAATGCTCCCTAAGTGCATTTCCAGAGGATACTATACAATAACAAATTATGATGTGCATCTGTGCATAATGCATGTGAATGTCGAAAAATGGCATACATGCCAAAATACTATAATAGAATGAAATTAACCAGATGATAATGGTCTTTAAACATCTCAAAGGATTTCAAACTGATGTCAGACATATCAATGTCAAACATATCAAAGCAACCGCAATGTGAAAAATACACAAAGAATAATTCCACACTTCAATCATATCAAACTCATCTCCATTCACAGCTATACAGTGTAGAGAgcattcctttaaaaaaattactacatGGCTGCAAAAACTGTTAAGACTCTATCAAAAGAGAATGCCAAGTAGAATAATTAAATGAGAGGTGCAAGCTATTAAGAATGAATTAATGGGAGAATACAAAATCTGTATCTCACAAACATAATATATAAGAAGAATATAAAACCTTTCAGATGACCCTGAAGCAGAAAAGGCTGTAATGCTTTTGCTGGGTAGACCACCATCATTCCTGGCAAAACCATGAATCATCAGCACAAAATACAACGGCAAagatttgataaataaattaataaaaggaGGTTAATGTGCATTGGAGGTGTGACACAATTCAATATTACCATTCCTAAATCCAACGTTTATTAGATCTGATTACCATTCAGGGTATTattcaacccccccccccccccttccccaaaaatacaaaataaacaaGTCTTTTATGAAGAAAAGAATACTAATAGCAACCAGTTATAGTAAAGTGgtgaatttagaaattattaaacCTCAATGTTAACTGACCTGCTATGAGGGAAATGCAAAAACTATTTGATAAGGGCACAAGCAAAATAGGGGCAGCATGATAGGATAACTGAAAACATGAATACAATGAGTGTATATGTCTGTGTTTTTGGAGCTCAACAGTGACAAAGTTAGAGAGAATACTTACGGTGCCTTTGACTGAATAGATGGACCGACAACTAGCGCATTTTGAGCTCCTCCCTTCTGGCGATCACTAGAATCTTCGAGACCtacaaaacccaataaaaacatatttcaaTATATCATTCCTGGTTGCAATGCCAGAGCACATATCACCAAGAAAAAAAACCAGTTTCATTCCACCAAAAATACTACACTTACAACTCTCtttctatgtatatatatatttttttttactcactcaccaaaaggaaaattatttttacactTACAATTAAGATCTTAATTTCTTGAACATCACATATTAACACTCTTTGATGAAAGAAATCAACAATGGGGTATAATTAATACAATTCTAAAGTCACATCCATGGTCAAGTTGTAATGTTAGCAACTAAAACTTCTACACTCATATGAGTCAACAGCTCTACCACTTACATACTAATTTCCGCATAAAACTAAATACAATCTTGAAATTTAATCGTTACTGTAAAAAGATATCAAGGCCCATGTGTGTTATAGAACTCAATCCCAATCCTACTTGTAGTGCAAGCATCGTAAACCACGGTTTAGTCTATAGTTAGTCTAGGATTATGTTTaccataaaattataaatacccACCAATGAATTCATTGTAATACACAAAACTTAACAGTAAAAAATGTCTgccttctttattttcttctttatgtttCCTCATGCACTTTATTTCGTACTCTTCAGTACcatgttttatctttttttaataattacaataccaaaaatatatatatatacctgggAGAGCAAGAGCATTGGAAGCCACTGGAGTTTGAGCAACAGCATTAGCTTGACGAGGAGGTTGATTCGCCGCGGCGTTGATTCCTCTATACTCAATGTTTAcctaaaaacccaaatcataaaattttaattcaaaaccCATCAAAAATCAGagtctcaaaaaataaaaataaaaatgggcgAAATTTTCACTAACCTTGTGGCTAATTCGAATTCTTTTACtgcagtaaaaagaaaaaagaaaaaaaaaatcgattagaatttagagagagagagagagagtaatagaGAAATTGAGGAATTAGGGattgtaaagaaaaattagaaccTTTCGGGGTCAGGAGGAGCGAGGTGAG
It encodes the following:
- the LOC126689038 gene encoding protein pleiotropic regulatory locus 1 — protein: MPGPTVEMEAVEPQSLKKLSFKSLKRALDLFSPLHSHLAPPDPESKRIRISHKVNIEYRGINAAANQPPRQANAVAQTPVASNALALPGLEDSSDRQKGGAQNALVVGPSIQSKAPNDGGLPSKSITAFSASGSSERNLSTAAIMERIPSKWPRPLWHAPWKTYRVISGHLGWVRSIAFDPSNTWFCTGSADRTIKIWDVASGRLKLTLTGHIEQIRGLAVSSKHTYMFSAGDDKQVKCWDLEQNKVIRSYHGHLSGVYCLALHPTIDVLLTGGRDSVCRVWDIRSKQQIYALSGHDNTVCSVFTRPTDPQVVTGSHDTTIKFWDLRFGKTMSTLTHHKKSVRAMAQHPTENCFASASADNIKKFNLPRGEFLHNMLSQQKTIINAMAVNEEGVMATGGDNGSMWFWDWKSGHNFQQSQTIVQPGSLDSEAGIYALSYDLTGSRLVTCEADKTIKMWKQDETATPETHPLNFKPPKDIRRF